Within the Flavobacterium sp. N502536 genome, the region CAGGAATCACTTCGATCGAATCGGGGAAGTTTTTCGTAAAGAAATCTTCTACCATTTTACGATCTGTAAGTGACGCAAATGAGTTTTCCCCCTCAAAAGGCATAAACAAAGTACAGGTAAAACTTCCATCCAGATTCGGAAGTGCAATTAACATGTATTCGCCACGTGGCCAAATATGGAAAGAGTTTTTATCTAATTTATGTGAAGCATCAGCATTTGCCGGAATATTCAGTTCTTTGTATCCCATATTCAAAAATTCCTGCGAATAATTGAACATGCTCTGACGCTGCATTCGGTGTCGGATTCTCGAAAAAGCACCATCGGCACCAAAAACCATATCGTATTTTTTCTCTTCCCATTCTCCTCTTTCGGTTTCCCCTATATGCAAAGTAGCATCACTTAGGGTTACATCCCAGATTTTTTGTTCAAAAAGAAATTCTGCTCCGGCTTCTTCCGCAAGGTCAATCATTTTCCGATTGAGTGTTCCTCTGGAAATGGAATAGATCGATTCACCTTCCTGCCCGTAATTCTGAAAATTGAGTTTATCGACCAAATGAATGGCTCGTTTGTCCATCGGAATAGCGATTTCCCGCACGGCATCTCCTACACCTACGCCATCGAGTGCTTTCCAGCCCCGGTTAGACATTGCCAGATTAATAGAACGACCCGAAAAATTAATTTTGCGAATATCAGGACTACGATCATAAACATGAACGGTGTGACCTGCTTTTTTAAGATAAATTGCCAATAGCGATCCTACTAATCCGGAACCGACAACAGCAATTTTTAGTGAAGTTTGCATCAAGAAAAATCTAAATATAAGATCGTAAAAATAAGTAATAATTACACATAAGCTTTAAAATAAACAAATTATTTACTGTAACGGCTCACAACGGTTTTGATTTTTGTTAGGATTCAGAGTTAATTTAAAAATATAACAAATTGTTATTTTATTCGGTTTATCTAAAAAAATTAAGCCCTTACTTTCGTATTCGGTTTTACCTTAATATATATCAAAATCATGGACAGCAAAATTTTACAATCAGAAATCATTCTGGAAAACGAAAAAGTAGTATTAATTCCGTTTGAAAACGAAAGAAACAATGAGCTTAAAGAAATCATTTTTGACGATGCTATCTGGAAATATATGGGTATGTATGTTCGCAATGAAAAAGACTTTGAAAGCTACATTCAAAATACCTTAGAGCAAAAAGCCGCCGGAATTTGTTATCCTTTTTTAATTGTTGATAAAGCGACCAACAAGATTGCCGGAAGTACAAGATACGGCTACCTTAATCCTACCAGTCAAAAATGTGAAATTGGCTGGACCTGGTACGGGAAACAATTTCAGGGAACAGGTTTAAACAAAGCCTGTAAGTTTGAGTTGCTAAATTTTGGTTTTGAAAACATCCAATTCCGAAGAATCCAGCTCAGTGCCGATCTCGAAAACAAAAAATCGCAACGCGCCATTGAAAAATTAGGTGCCACGAAAGAAGGTGTTTTCAGGAACAATTATATCGATTCGGAAGGAAAGAGCAAAGATGACGTGTATTACAGCATTATTTCCGAAGACTGGGAGGCTATTAAAACGGAATATTTCCCTGAATTTATATAGGAAAACCGCCTCAACTATTGTGATAGAAAATTGGTATTTTAGCTTATTCTAAAATACCTCTTCTATGACGGAACTGCAGACCATATACCAAAGAACCATAAAATTTGCCGCAAAAAAACATGCCGACCAAAATCAGGTAATTCCCGGAACTAACTTACCCTATGTTGTTCATTTAAGCAATGTAACAATGGAA harbors:
- a CDS encoding FAD-dependent oxidoreductase is translated as MQTSLKIAVVGSGLVGSLLAIYLKKAGHTVHVYDRSPDIRKINFSGRSINLAMSNRGWKALDGVGVGDAVREIAIPMDKRAIHLVDKLNFQNYGQEGESIYSISRGTLNRKMIDLAEEAGAEFLFEQKIWDVTLSDATLHIGETERGEWEEKKYDMVFGADGAFSRIRHRMQRQSMFNYSQEFLNMGYKELNIPANADASHKLDKNSFHIWPRGEYMLIALPNLDGSFTCTLFMPFEGENSFASLTDRKMVEDFFTKNFPDSIEVIPELANDFFKNPTSTLVTMKCFPWTYEDKIALIGDACHAIVPFYGQGMNAGFEDITVLNEMIEKYGDDWKKIFDEYQISRKPNADAIAELSYRNFMEMSTKTADEKFLLQKKIEKAFSDKHPDKWIPLYSRVTFSDRPYSEALAIGDFQNVIMEQILRIDNIENIWDTPEVEHKILELLQK
- a CDS encoding GNAT family N-acetyltransferase; translated protein: MDSKILQSEIILENEKVVLIPFENERNNELKEIIFDDAIWKYMGMYVRNEKDFESYIQNTLEQKAAGICYPFLIVDKATNKIAGSTRYGYLNPTSQKCEIGWTWYGKQFQGTGLNKACKFELLNFGFENIQFRRIQLSADLENKKSQRAIEKLGATKEGVFRNNYIDSEGKSKDDVYYSIISEDWEAIKTEYFPEFI